In the Sandaracinaceae bacterium genome, GTTCGGGTTCGTCGCCCTGATCTGGGTGCTCGAGCTGCTGAGCTGGGTGATCCCGATCGACGCGCTCGGCGTCCGGCCGCGGGAGACGGTCGGCCTGATCGGCGTGCTGACGCACCCCTTCCTGCACGTCGGCCTCGGTCACGTCCTGAGCAACAGCGTCGCGATCCTCCTCTTCGGCGGGCTGGTGGTCCTCAAGGAGGAGCGCGACCTCTACGTCACCGCGCTGCTCGCGGCCCTCGTCGGTGGGCTGGGCACGTGGCTGATCGGTCGGAGCGGGACCAACCACATCGGCGCCAGCGGCGTCGCCTTCGGCCTGTTCGGGTACCTGCTCACCACGGGCTGGTTCGAGCGCAAGCTCGGATCGATCGTCTTGTCGGTGGGGGTGTTGCTCGTCTGGGGCAGCCTGCTCCTCGGCATGTCGCCGCTGCAGACCTTCGTCTCCTGGGAGGGGCACCTCACGGGCTTCGCGGGAGGCGTGCTCTCGGCCTACCTGCTCGCGCGGTGGCATCGCTCCGCGGCGCCGACGCGCTGAAGCTCCAGGGCCTCAGGTCAGCGCCACGAACAGCAACGCGCCGAGCCCCGCCAGCAGGCCCAGCCCGCTCAGGCCGACCATCGCGCTCGTGAAGCCCGGGTGACGGTCGACGAAGAAGGTGGTCTCGCGCAGCGCGCGCTTGGTCAGGGTGACCGGGCACTGCACCGCGAGCTTGCCCTCGAGCGCGCGCGTCAGGGCGGTCTCCATCTCGAGCGCGGACTGCCAGCGCGCCGCGCGGTCCTTCTGGGTGCCCTTGATCACGAAATGCACGAGCTCGGCCGGAGGCGGCGACGATTGCTGCGGGTGC is a window encoding:
- a CDS encoding rhomboid family intramembrane serine protease, which produces MKDDITLADIGRDLRRYGKVLFGFVALIWVLELLSWVIPIDALGVRPRETVGLIGVLTHPFLHVGLGHVLSNSVAILLFGGLVVLKEERDLYVTALLAALVGGLGTWLIGRSGTNHIGASGVAFGLFGYLLTTGWFERKLGSIVLSVGVLLVWGSLLLGMSPLQTFVSWEGHLTGFAGGVLSAYLLARWHRSAAPTR